The genomic window cttaaaaagttgaaagactgataggttttgtacacacttgaaatgaatgaaagaagTGAGAGATCGCATTAAGAAATTTGTAATTCAAGTCCACTGTACAACTCCGGCTGATGAaagctagttttaatttttagtttttctatggaaaaacaataaaaacaaccactgggacgatacatacatataaaatttttttcatggTAAAGGTTTTACCCAACCATTTTGAAGTGATATGAGCTGGCGACTCATATGGCGATGAGAGTCGCCAGCTCATATCACTTCAAAATGGTTGGGTAAAACCTTTAccatgaaaaaaattttatatgtatgtatcgtcccagtggttgtttttattgttttaccatagaaaaactaaaaattaaaactagctttcatcagccggagttgtacagtggacctgaattacaaattttttaatgcgatgcaagaaaatacaatcctaagtagccggtactttttatatattgaccattagctctcaagatgacttttatgtcgaaatcgcttagctaaggaaattaaaatacatttacacactttaatatacttctttcacttctttcaaaaatgttcttgcttagtaaaaaattttttctaataatttatttaatctgactaatttttgtattttgacaatgacatccgatttggacgtcgaaacgttaataaaatctttttttagttaaattgtggctcatttcccatttagaatagttgattacaataattaacttacgtataaaaattattttagcaatattttgtacgtgtcatgtcaactaaatacatatatttattttgctaacctaaatatatacttttattatatacattgatttattacaattaagtttgaaacatctgaatagttctgcttccctttccttaacaaatatttttctattaaacaaacactaaacatatcaaaatagcatgtatttaccaaaatatacagtcactgcgtatgttaaataatgacgtcactggcttgatgaagtttaattcgcgtgtatgtacgtaacttttttatttgcgtacacgttagcgtttacctagacacagcgaaatataaccataataataactaatgtaaaactaggtgacgtcacgggccgttcgaactactttaaaataccgaagactttaaatttgtacttctaagttattatgaggttttgatgcgtgaaattttggaaatctcatttttatacaaaactgaacattattatgtaataaaaaaaatgtgcaagttccctattggaacatacacaaacatttggggtgtttaaaggaacaaaacccccataaaatttttatgtaaacatattaaaaaagaagccgtaactcgataaaaactaccttatcgaaaaaatactaagaggcaaaaaagttttagaaatattgaatttaactaatggtcccacaataataatttaattggaacgcacacaaaagtttgggggggtttaaggcaacaaaacccccataaaatttttacggggtgcacaaatttcactataattcttttttagatgttcctgtcataagaattccacatgtccattttcaataaaaaatgtctaatagtttacgatatattcgaaaaaatcaattttaattttgtaacttcaaaggggtgtaactttttttatgtgcatatttgtactaaggtaaattaggttcattcgaactatttttggtctcagaatatgtgatttaatttatgacatgtATTTTcattacaccctgtatataagtatcgaaaataatttatttgattctgttttttattttttagaaagatGCGCATCTTCTTTATACCAAATGCACAGGAAAGGACCTCACATAAAACAGAGAAAATCTCGTAATCCTTTTGATGGAAAACCCTTTATGAAGGGCGTCGTTTTAAAAACCTTGATCAGAAAACCGAAGAAACCAAACTCCGCCAATAGAAAATGTGTGCTAGTTAGGTTATCCAATGGAAAAGAAATGATAGCCTATATACCAGGAATTGGACACAATTTACAGGTAAATTCAAGAAAGTTTAgtataatttaatttgtatatctTGAGTATTTgtctggtcaatacaatcaaaattagaaagatgtcatatctaggacacataatgcgccatagggaatttgagcagctgcAGGTAATATTAGAGGGCAAAATCTAAGgtaaaaggagtataggaagaaatGAAaagtcctggctccgaaacatcagataTTGGACTCACACGACAGGGAATGACTTCATTCaccaagcccagaacagagaaaTTCGctatattgatcgccaacctcaatagagaaggcacttaggaggaggaggagTGTTTGTCGACGTTTCATGACGTTTAGTTTCATGACTAAGTCATCTGCATGTCACTGGCATTTAAAGCTCTTGTAGTCCTTATCTGTAGACATCTGTAATGACCGAAACGAAATTATATCGTAGAAATTAATTAATACGTAGTCAATTGGTCgcccaagaaaaagatggaaggatgtaGTACCGATGTAGTACGTTTTTAGTGGAGGGTCTGTTGCGTTCATCGCTGAGCGAAGATCGCGGTGTACTGCTTGTGTGTTGTGTGCTCTGTTACGGTGCCGTTTTGACTGAGGCGCTTGACGGTGGAGCCGCTAGCGTCGATCGTTGGCGAATTCCGTCTGTTCGagtattactctgggctaattagcaaaattcatggaaaagttatttaccagcagttttattgctttaatcgaattataagatcctatatattattaatataggtatgcaaagtccacagatagtgtgctacttttttttataaacaaaatggcgccaacaaatcgtatttttttcaattattgctctataactccgaagattttaactttacaccaaaaatactcaaataaaaattcatcccaatttaattctacatagaggcatgtttttcccgatttgctccgacgaaaattttcctcggaaaacgtGGGTTTTCCGAACAAAATCTggaatttttcaaataaattttttgggcccgtaattatttatcaataattatatagcttggtgaaataaaagctttcttggtatagattataaattcagaagccggttaaaatgaaacgaatattttagcaacaattcaattgttaattaacaatttacagtcgcaataacaaccaaaataatcatgagacattgatcaaacttagaaagagtataaaggtgtgatgcctatttaatattttgtcgacaaaatataaatttttcatttttttgcataatctttaaatgtttaaaaaaaattgttgtaaacaaattaacatttcttagaaattgtttattatattctaattttaaaaaatacttaaaatgcgtatttcataggtcttgaaaattaatgctttaaaaaatttttccaaccatttgcaaaaaagttaggaaacagcaaaataaatatacgatatctccattgtttataatttgttttaattgtttcaaagcttaaaagtaagtctattgtacaatctaattactcacaaagaatgtcaaaaattagtgcaatggttatattttaatcaaagattaaaaatatttttttttgtaatttttagcgcgaaggtaggcttgatacagagcaggagataaaatgttcactcgaagcgactgacacgcttaaactcgcgcgagttgtgtatgtgggcgggtagctacggtactgtattattctactttcgcgcgtgtaaattacaaaaaaaatatatttgtaatctttaattaaaatataaccattaagctgataatcgatattgttctataaataattagcttgtactttaaactcacttctacgctttgaaagaattaaaaaaaattattaacaccgtagtaatcgtatgtttactttgctgtttcataacttttttgcaaatggttgcaaaaaagtttaaagtattaattttcaagatatttgaaatgcgcattttagctattttttaaaattataatataataaaaactttctgagaaacgttaatttgtttataactattttttttaaacatttaaagattatgcaaaaaaataaaaaatttatattttgtcgacaaaatgttaaataggcatctcatctttataagatttcaaagtttgatcagtgtatcataattattttggttattattgcgaccgtaaattattaattaacaattgaattgttgctaaaatattcgtttaattttcaccagcttctggaactataatctaaaccaagaaggcttttaagtcaccaaattatttaattattggtaaataattacttatctaaaactttatttgaaaattaaagattttattgggaaaacccgcattttccgaggaaaattttcttcggagcagatcgggaaaaacacgtatctatgcagaatttaatcacggtgaatttttatttgagtgtttttgttgtaaagttaaaatcttcggagttctagagcaataattgaaaaaaacacgattttcgggcgccattttgtttataaaaaaagtagcacactatctgaggactttgcatacctatattattaatatataggatcttataattcgattccagcaataaaattgctggtaaataacttttcccaaaaatggcctattctccgataatcagcccagactatatgttCCGTTGTTAGTTGGTCTAAACATTAAAACATCATAAGTTGCAAATTATTTCTACATGACGAGCGTTCTTAAATATTTCATGAAAAATACAAGGCGCCATCTAGTGTCCTTTAAAGAAAGAAGACTGAGcagtggcgtaaccaggggggcttttgggggttataaccctcCCCCCATTGGGATttactttgagctctatatgcttaacaccattactattccatacccccagagacactccagtagttgtaacccccttaGGATCAACCTGGTTACGCCGTTGGGACAGAGAATGTTATTCTAGTAGGTTTGCTTCGATATAATCCAGATTTCACACTTGTCAGTGAATGACTGAAAAGGTTTCGGATATTAAGAATAGtagtttaatataaataatacattaataatttggtaatatttttttttgcttttaggaACACAATATAGTACTTTGCAGAGTAGGAAGACTACAGGATTGTCCCGGTGTGAAAATCAAATGTGTCCGAGGAAAATATGACTTATCTCACGTGGTTATTAATAGAAAATAATGTTTGTTAAAGCTAATAGTGTAAATATAATTTAATGTTCTATGTTTGTTTACTACTCCTAATAATAATAACATCGCAACATCCTTCTAGCAGCACATTTTTCCTGATGCCTGATAGTCCAATTTAGTTTTAGCACCTAAAGAGTTACACGCAGGGGCGTGCAGTCCATGGAAGCAAGGGAAGCATTGCTTCCCTTGGTTTCCGTAGTAATGCCGTACCATCTGAGTAACTgagataatttttaaaaaattgaacaaacacataataagcaggattttaagttgcgtacgagaatatttaattatgtagtACAAGCAGCAAGTACCTACCTAATAAGAAAAgacaaacgtattttactctatttttgtcatacagtaAATAACTAAGCAATGAAATAGGTACCCATACTAGTATAAAGTATAAGCAGCGCTGTATGCTGCATCCTTCCGTACTCGGACCATGATCGTATTTCTACGGTGGTATTCGGAGTTATGTCGGCATAATAATCTGATTTTTAAGTTGCTTCTCTCCAGCAACTCAAGCCTATGTAAAAATCATCGGGGTTAGATGGTGAGCGGTGAGTTCAAATTTGGGGCATATCTTTAGCTTATAAGCAGTTTTGTCAATTGCATACGAAGATGTTTTTGGtgaatttaaatgggatttaccagCATTTGACAATGACGGGCTTCGTTGActgattttttgaaagtatgaagatggattttattgaattatttatataaataagtacatagaattatttatattataaatactaaatataaatattatttatataaatatattataaaatatgtattagtgTTTTGGAAAATGGTGAAAATGTGAAATGTGGGATACAGA from Diabrotica virgifera virgifera chromosome 5, PGI_DIABVI_V3a includes these protein-coding regions:
- the LOC126885012 gene encoding 40S ribosomal protein S12, mitochondrial, with the protein product MNFLKQLIPKVPVRQTLVSIAKSVVEKKSLTDFSTLLSTQFSALQIQERCASSLYQMHRKGPHIKQRKSRNPFDGKPFMKGVVLKTLIRKPKKPNSANRKCVLVRLSNGKEMIAYIPGIGHNLQEHNIVLCRVGRLQDCPGVKIKCVRGKYDLSHVVINRK